The following are encoded in a window of Mycobacterium decipiens genomic DNA:
- the mgtE gene encoding magnesium transporter, producing MSIRAVENSTIDIRHAIGIGTPKAVDLWLDVVTELPDRARELGTLSKAEFGKLGPLLDGTRATELFESIDDKLAADALQAMDQSLAATFLDVLDSDHAANILREFKEHRREALLTLLPLERAMVLRGLLSWPEDSAAAHMVPETLTVRPSMTVSEAVASVRERASGLRSDSRTTAYVYVTDPDAHLRGVIAFRALVLADPEQRVSELMSDDLIVVSPLTDKELAAQTLMGHNLMAVPVIDADNRLLGIIAEDEAIDIAEEEATEDAERQGGSAPLELPYLRASPWLLWRKRVVWLLVLFAAEAYTGSVLRAFSDEMEAVISLAFFIPLLIGTGGNTGTQIATTLVRAMATGQVRFRDVPAVLAKELSTGALVGLTMAAAAVVRAWTLSVGPQVTVTVALTVGAIVVWSSLVAAVLPPLLKKLRIDPAIVSGPMIATIVDGTGLLIYFMIAHLTLAELQGL from the coding sequence ATGAGCATCCGCGCCGTCGAGAACTCAACAATCGACATCCGACACGCAATCGGTATCGGCACTCCGAAAGCCGTCGATTTGTGGCTCGACGTCGTCACCGAGCTGCCGGATCGCGCCCGCGAACTCGGCACGTTATCCAAGGCCGAATTCGGGAAACTCGGCCCCCTGCTCGACGGCACCAGAGCCACCGAGCTGTTCGAGTCGATCGACGACAAGCTGGCCGCGGACGCACTTCAAGCGATGGACCAGTCGCTGGCCGCCACCTTCCTCGACGTCCTCGATTCCGACCACGCCGCCAACATCCTGCGCGAATTCAAGGAGCACAGGCGGGAGGCGCTGCTGACGTTGCTACCGCTGGAGCGGGCGATGGTGCTGCGTGGATTGTTGAGCTGGCCGGAAGATTCCGCCGCGGCGCACATGGTGCCCGAAACGCTGACCGTGCGCCCGAGCATGACGGTTTCGGAGGCCGTCGCCAGCGTGCGGGAACGCGCCTCGGGCCTGCGTAGCGATTCACGAACCACCGCCTACGTCTATGTGACCGACCCCGACGCACATCTGCGCGGTGTGATCGCCTTTCGCGCCCTGGTGCTGGCCGACCCCGAACAGCGGGTGTCCGAGCTGATGAGCGACGACCTCATCGTCGTTTCGCCCTTGACCGACAAGGAGCTTGCGGCCCAGACGCTCATGGGCCACAACTTGATGGCGGTGCCCGTCATCGACGCCGACAACCGGCTGCTCGGCATCATTGCCGAAGACGAAGCCATCGACATTGCCGAGGAGGAAGCAACCGAGGACGCCGAGCGCCAGGGTGGCTCCGCCCCACTCGAGTTGCCGTACCTGAGGGCGTCGCCGTGGCTGCTATGGCGCAAGCGGGTTGTCTGGCTCCTCGTGCTATTCGCCGCCGAGGCGTACACCGGCAGCGTCCTGCGGGCCTTCTCCGATGAAATGGAGGCGGTGATTTCGCTCGCGTTCTTCATCCCGCTGCTGATCGGCACCGGCGGCAACACCGGCACCCAGATCGCCACCACGCTGGTACGCGCGATGGCCACCGGTCAGGTCCGGTTTCGCGACGTTCCGGCCGTGTTGGCCAAGGAACTGTCGACCGGTGCGCTGGTCGGCCTCACCATGGCGGCCGCCGCGGTGGTGCGCGCCTGGACGTTGAGCGTGGGCCCGCAGGTGACAGTGACGGTCGCGCTCACGGTGGGAGCCATCGTGGTGTGGTCGTCGTTGGTGGCCGCCGTCCTTCCGCCGCTGCTGAAGAAGCTGCGGATCGACCCGGCGATCGTTTCGGGGCCGATGATCGCGACCATCGTCGACGGCACGGGCCTGCTCATCTACTTTATGATCGCGCACCTGACGCTGGCGGAGCTGCAGGGGCTGTGA
- a CDS encoding DUF3151 domain-containing protein — protein MTPMGDLLGPEPILLPRDGEAEAKLLANESPGIVAAAHPSAAVAWAALAEAVLASNEASDRAVTAYAYARTGYHRGLDQLRRHGWKGFGPVPYSHEPNRGFLRCVAALARAADAIGESDEYGRCLDLLDDCDPAARPALGL, from the coding sequence ATGACGCCGATGGGTGACCTCCTGGGACCTGAGCCAATCCTGCTGCCCCGCGACGGCGAAGCCGAAGCAAAATTGCTTGCCAACGAGAGTCCGGGCATCGTCGCGGCCGCCCATCCGTCGGCGGCGGTGGCCTGGGCGGCGCTCGCCGAAGCCGTGTTGGCGTCCAACGAGGCTAGTGACAGGGCCGTCACGGCCTACGCATACGCCCGTACCGGCTACCACCGCGGCCTGGACCAGCTACGGCGCCACGGCTGGAAGGGCTTCGGCCCGGTGCCGTATTCGCACGAGCCCAATCGGGGCTTTCTGCGGTGCGTGGCGGCGCTGGCGCGGGCCGCGGACGCCATTGGCGAGTCCGACGAGTATGGACGCTGCTTGGATCTGCTCGACGATTGTGACCCGGCGGCCCGCCCGGCGCTCGGCCTCTAA